The Nitrospira sp. sequence TTCTGTATACATCCGGTTGATCTTCCAGTGGGACAAATTCTACCCAAGAGAAGTCTTCGTCGACATGTAAGTGACCACTTGGACATTCTGAAATGTTCGCCACTGATTCTGCTTGACCATAGTGCTGGCGGACGGGACACCCGAAAGCCTTCTGCATGAGATCCTTTTGCTGCGGGAGCAAACTCTCAGCGCCCGTTGTCACCACGTTCGGAGCCTTGCGCAATGATTTTCCTCTTTCCAAAAGATAGCCGGCGATGAGCGCCAGTAGTGACGGGTAGCCGTGAAGCCAAGATGGTAAATACTCGTCAAGGCCGGCGAGATAGTCTTGTGCAGTCGTCGGAGATAGATGGTATCCACTGAATAGGATCTGCCGGCCTGGACGGTTGAGTCTCCAAAACGGCGGAACTGACTGTATCAAAGGAACAACCGACCGACCGCCAAAATACCCGCACCACATATTGTGGGAGATTCGGTGCCAGGCGCGATACCGCCACCATACGGCCCATCGTTCTTTTTCTGCAGCTTGAGTTTCCCAAAACACCAGTCCCGAACCTGTTGTTCCGCTGGTATGGCTTGAAAGAAGTCCGTCCATTCCGATGGTTGGATTACGAATGGTTTTCGCCTCATCCTGAACCTCTGCCTTGGTTAGGATGGGGAGTTTCTTGAGTTCCTCCTCTAAGTTCTTGGCGGAGGGGTTTACCTCGTACTGCCTGAATCGCTTTTTCCAAAATGGACACTGGAGCGCAGTCTCGACATGAGTGCGAAGACGGGATTTTGTGACCCCTTCCGCTTCTGCCAGGGAAGAGATTGGCCGTTCAATCAACGCTCCACTGATCGCCCAAAACTCTTCGTTGTATCTCCTCTTCGAAAGCCTCCAGCCTTCAATAGAACACGCAACGTTTTGAAGCGTGATCGGAAGGTGTTTGTACACATCCTCGGCATTCATGGATCGATCTATTTTGTTACGAGCGCGCAAAGCCAGATGCTATCCGCTGAGACAGGAGTCACAAAGGAAAAGTCTTCATGGCGGTACTGTTGACCACCGCCTAGCCATCGATGAACCGGTTCTAGTCGCAAGGTTTTCCACGCCAGCCGAATTGGATCGGCCCAATACCACTCGCCAAGAAATCTGTAGTCCTTGATATTCCGCGCCACAATTCCCTGCTGCATCTCAAACAGCCGGTGATTGATGAATCGTTGCCCCCAAATTTGGACGTTGGTAAACCGCTGCTCAAGCATCGCGCGAAATTCTGGGAGGTTGTACTCCTTCAGATGTGTATGATTTACGGGAGACGGCTCAACATCTAAGGAAAACACTGGACGGTTGGGCGTAGAAATCAACGCCACACCGGTGGTCCGAAGATGTCTGTAGATGGTTTCCAGCAGATGTTCAGGCCTGTTGACATGTTCGATGACTTCGCAGCATAGGACTACATCCCAGGCTTCCGATCCACAATCCAGATGCTCACTGCAGACATCGCCCTGCATAAACGATCCGTTCGGATTGGCGCGCTTCGCGTAAGCAACAGACGCTTCAGATATGTCCACCCCAAGCACCTTACCGGATCCCAGTTTGTTCTTGGCGTAGGTATAATTAAAGCCTGTTCCACACCCGAGATCTAAAATCGATTTGTTTACGAGGTCGACCGTTTCTGCGAAGAATCGTATCCGAGATATTTGTTCCTGAACCATCATCGACGGATCATCGTCTAAGTCACCCCCAGCCGCATGAGGAACTGCCCGCCCGGAACCCACACGTTCATCAAATCCCTGTCTAGAATCACTCATGTTTTCTCACAATCATATCCAGAGGCAGTCCCATCAGCGCAATTCAGCCTTCCAGTTGGCCGCCAATGCAGCGCTAATCAAGAGGTGTCGGCCTTTCACCCATAAGTCTTTGAGCCGATTGATCCGGCGCGATCGGCAGTCTTTGTAGATTGGAAGAAGAAGTTTCTTGCGGCGATGTAGCTTAAACCATTGCACATACTCCCGATGGCCCATTCCGACAAATGGAGTCAACTTCGCCACGGACCGAGAGTCTTGCAACGCTTCTGACTGCTCGAAGTCGAGCGATCGTGTCCCACGATTGTAGGAGAACCAATGGCACCTCATTTCTTGAGTGGAAGGAATCCATTCAAATGCCAGTTGCCGCAGGGCAAAATCAGGGAACCGTAAATTTCTCCCAAAGATCATCCCTTCGGGTAAAAACCAGTTCCCCAGGCCATACACGATCGGACATCCTTTGTAGAGTTCAATTCCCTGAACACAGTGGCTATGGCAACCCACCACGGCAGAGACTCCCCGATCTACAGCCATTTGGGCGATTTGGCGATGCATCGGCTGGGGATAAATTTCGAGTTCATAGTTCCAATGCATGAGTAATACGATAGGCTTGCCAGGGAAATTCTCCTTCGCCTTCTTGATCCCATCAAGGACAGAATCCAAGGCGAATGGATTCACACCGGCTCTGTCTGCAGACGCGATTCGACATCCAATGGTGTCCCACCCAAACCCGATAAACGCGACAGCCCCCTCTCGCTCTTCCAACAATACTGGACGCGACGCTTCATCCAACGAATCCCCGGCCCCACAAGTGAGGATTCCGTGTTCTCGCA is a genomic window containing:
- a CDS encoding phenylacetate--CoA ligase family protein, translated to MNAEDVYKHLPITLQNVACSIEGWRLSKRRYNEEFWAISGALIERPISSLAEAEGVTKSRLRTHVETALQCPFWKKRFRQYEVNPSAKNLEEELKKLPILTKAEVQDEAKTIRNPTIGMDGLLSSHTSGTTGSGLVFWETQAAEKERWAVWWRYRAWHRISHNMWCGYFGGRSVVPLIQSVPPFWRLNRPGRQILFSGYHLSPTTAQDYLAGLDEYLPSWLHGYPSLLALIAGYLLERGKSLRKAPNVVTTGAESLLPQQKDLMQKAFGCPVRQHYGQAESVANISECPSGHLHVDEDFSWVEFVPLEDQPDVYRIVGTNWSNPAFPLFRYDTGDFARLSAERPTCPMTGRVVESVDGRKEDYVVLPSGARLGRLDHIFKDLTQIREAQIYQPDRETLVFRIVKREGYSGADERRLLDEAQKRVGRDVTIKVDHVSHLERGKTGKLRFVVSKV
- a CDS encoding CapA family protein, producing MVFVGDIAVPREARASLPSTAGYFGTSSVIANLEGAILDRSVEPQGTSLYNDHAVIEYLRENNFRLLSLANNHIVDIDGSPRATIRVLREHGILTCGAGDSLDEASRPVLLEEREGAVAFIGFGWDTIGCRIASADRAGVNPFALDSVLDGIKKAKENFPGKPIVLLMHWNYELEIYPQPMHRQIAQMAVDRGVSAVVGCHSHCVQGIELYKGCPIVYGLGNWFLPEGMIFGRNLRFPDFALRQLAFEWIPSTQEMRCHWFSYNRGTRSLDFEQSEALQDSRSVAKLTPFVGMGHREYVQWFKLHRRKKLLLPIYKDCRSRRINRLKDLWVKGRHLLISAALAANWKAELR
- a CDS encoding class I SAM-dependent methyltransferase, whose product is MSDSRQGFDERVGSGRAVPHAAGGDLDDDPSMMVQEQISRIRFFAETVDLVNKSILDLGCGTGFNYTYAKNKLGSGKVLGVDISEASVAYAKRANPNGSFMQGDVCSEHLDCGSEAWDVVLCCEVIEHVNRPEHLLETIYRHLRTTGVALISTPNRPVFSLDVEPSPVNHTHLKEYNLPEFRAMLEQRFTNVQIWGQRFINHRLFEMQQGIVARNIKDYRFLGEWYWADPIRLAWKTLRLEPVHRWLGGGQQYRHEDFSFVTPVSADSIWLCALVTK